A genome region from Hevea brasiliensis isolate MT/VB/25A 57/8 chromosome 9, ASM3005281v1, whole genome shotgun sequence includes the following:
- the LOC110672815 gene encoding HMG1/2-like protein: MKGGKSNANASKFDAKLKVNGAGGGQKASKKAGKDPNKPKRPASAFFVFMEEFRQEYKEKHPNNKSVAVVGKAGGDKWKSMSEAEKAPYVAKAEKRKNEYNKNMAAYNKRMAGGGNADDESDKSKSEVNDEEEEENDE; the protein is encoded by the exons ATGAAAGGTGGGAAATCCAATGCTAATGCCAGCAAGTTCGACGCTAA GTTGAAGGTAAATGGTGCAGGCGGCGGCCAAAAAGCGTCGAAGAAGGCGGGGAAGGACCCCAACAAGCCAAAGAGGCCTGCAAGTGCTTTCTTCGTTTTCAT ggAGGAATTTAGGCAGGAGTATAAGGAGAAGCATCCTAACAATAAATCTGTAGCCGTT GTCGGAAAGGCTGGTGGAGATAAGTGGAAATCTATGTCAGAGGCT GAGAAAGCTCCTTATGTAGCAAAAGCAGAGAAAAGAAAGAATGAATACAACAAAAACATGGCTGCTTACAATAAAAGAATG GCTGGTGGAGGAAATGCAGATGACGAATCAGACAAGTCTAAATCTGAAGTGAATGATGAGGAGGAGGAAGAAAATGATGAGTAA
- the LOC110672859 gene encoding protein GET1 isoform X1, with the protein MGEEETLGGEQGSFLAAPVIFLIVVFFQLVSRWLEHLKKRASKNATEVQLRAEIKQLLKEASSFSQPSSFAQAAKLRRLAAAKEKELANREEMHNKEIKLSYDLYLKIIFILKIVTYFMLICWFWRTPVAAISQQLVQPFGKVLSWGAGGLLKDNVLDNMGNFQIGLTKRDQWNQKDSTQRDT; encoded by the exons ATGGGAGAGGAAGAAACCCTAGGAGGAGAACAGGGAAGCTTTCTTGCAGCTCCTGTCATCTTTCTCATTGTTGTGTTTTTCCAGTTGGTCTCCAGGTGGCTTGAGCACTTAAAGAAG AGAGCATCTAAGAATGCTACAGAAGTTCAGTTACGTGCGGAAATAAAGCAGCTATTGAAAGAGGCGAGCTCCTTTTCACA GCCATCATCTTTTGCTCAGGCTGCAAAACTTAGAAGGTTAGCAGCTGCAAAGGAGAAGGAACTTGCAAATC GTGAAGAAATGCACAACAAGGAGATCAAGCTGTCTTATGATTTATACCTCAAAATAATATTTATCTTAAAG ATTGTAACATACTTTATGTTGATTTGCTGGTTTTGGAGGACTCCTGTTGCTGCAATATCTCAGCAGTTGGTGCAGCCCTTTG GAAAGGTGCTATCATGGGGTGCTGGAGGTCTTTTAAAAGACAATGTATTG GACAACATGGGAAATTTCCAAATAGGACTTACCAAGCGCGACCAGTGGAATCAAAAGGATAGCACACAACGTGACACTTAA
- the LOC110672859 gene encoding protein GET1 isoform X2, which yields MGEEETLGGEQGSFLAAPVIFLIVVFFQLVSRWLEHLKKRASKNATEVQLRAEIKQLLKEASSFSQPSSFAQAAKLRRLAAAKEKELANREEMHNKEIKLSYDLYLKIIFILKIVTYFMLICWFWRTPVAAISQQLVQPFGKVLSWGAGGLLKDNVLVGIIPWLILSTKVSKFVNRVFQFQ from the exons ATGGGAGAGGAAGAAACCCTAGGAGGAGAACAGGGAAGCTTTCTTGCAGCTCCTGTCATCTTTCTCATTGTTGTGTTTTTCCAGTTGGTCTCCAGGTGGCTTGAGCACTTAAAGAAG AGAGCATCTAAGAATGCTACAGAAGTTCAGTTACGTGCGGAAATAAAGCAGCTATTGAAAGAGGCGAGCTCCTTTTCACA GCCATCATCTTTTGCTCAGGCTGCAAAACTTAGAAGGTTAGCAGCTGCAAAGGAGAAGGAACTTGCAAATC GTGAAGAAATGCACAACAAGGAGATCAAGCTGTCTTATGATTTATACCTCAAAATAATATTTATCTTAAAG ATTGTAACATACTTTATGTTGATTTGCTGGTTTTGGAGGACTCCTGTTGCTGCAATATCTCAGCAGTTGGTGCAGCCCTTTG GAAAGGTGCTATCATGGGGTGCTGGAGGTCTTTTAAAAGACAATGTATTG GTTGGCATTATACCGTGGTTAATATTATCTACCAAGGTTAGCAAATTTGTCAATCGAGTTTTCCAATTCCAATAG